The following proteins come from a genomic window of Phoenix dactylifera cultivar Barhee BC4 unplaced genomic scaffold, palm_55x_up_171113_PBpolish2nd_filt_p 000392F, whole genome shotgun sequence:
- the LOC120105910 gene encoding receptor-like serine/threonine-protein kinase At2g45590 yields MPSRLPQGTADPPDPTAAAIPHHHHHHHHNSHHPILVTVVAAAAVLTFFVLTTALLVMILYRRLARGRAGSTAPADLKAAPPNPLRRFSYSQLRRATASFSPSHKVGQGGFGSVFRGALPSGQEIAVKLMDFGSLQGEREFQNELALAGKMLAMGSSPDRGWVVVPLGYCSSDEKRHSRRWWRRRWMEADEEEEEVVEASATGGGTGRRLLLVYELMHNGSLQDALLDRRCPELMDWDRRFSVALDIARGLHFLHAVCDPPVIHGDIKPSNILLDARLSAKIADFGLARLKAPVTHEPPTAPAANLGEDEVVIEIDLDEAVANDSKSVSNDMKKEPAVGGGEDDASIMGETAESTTTTVEFEEAIGCGGFAPEKSPGEDEVFTTASPVETAAALNVASTSETGGGFDMMSVDSGKETAASGSQRGGRNKSGAGKDWRRRKDTGGGANSESGGGIKDYVVEWIQSEIKNERPNSDWIAAPTAPAEDCLPKPLGGGRSERKKRRRRRMEWWALLDEEKSNKEEKSRRAREWWREEFCEELMNKQKSKRKTEKGEQQLWQKDEDLASPSERRRRRRKSRGSRSGMDWGAEGISGEMRTARRRRSQEWASGDIPNGTVSSTPSMRGTVCYAAPEYGGGGALSEKCDIYSFGVLLLVLVSGRRPLQVTASPMSEFERANLISWARHLAHLGRLLDLVDPSLRATDGEQALLCITVALLCLQRSPARRPSIKVIIGMLTGQSKPPHLPLEFSPSSPGGFPFKSRRKAR; encoded by the coding sequence ATGCCATCCCGGCTGCCGCAGGGGACGGCGGACCCGCCGGACCCCACTGCGGCTGCTATCccgcaccaccaccaccaccaccaccataatAGCCACCATCCCATCCTGGTCACcgtggtggcggcggcggccgtTCTCACCTTCTTTGTCCTTACCACTGCCTTGCTGGTTATGATCTTGTACCGCCGCCTCGCCCGCGGTCGCGCCGGCTCCACCGCGCCTGCCGATCTGAAGGCTGCTCCGCCGAACCCCCTCCGGCGGTTCTCCTACTCCCAGCTCCGTCGCGCCACCgcctccttctccccctcccaTAAGGTCGGTCAGGGCGGGTTTGGCTCTGTCTTCCGCGGCGCCCTCCCCTCTGGTCAGGAGATTGCCGTGAAGCTCATGGATTTTGGATCCCTCCAGGGGGAGCGCGAGTTCCAGAACGAGCTGGCCCTTGCCGGGAAGATGCTCGCTATGGGGTCGTCGCCGGACCGGGGGTGGGTGGTCGTTCCCCTTGGGTACTGCAGCTCCGACGAGAAGCGCCATAGTCGAcggtggtggcggcggcggtggatggaggcggacgaggaggaggaagaggtggTGGAGGCCTCCGCCACGGGCGGGGGGACGGGGCGGAGGCTGCTGCTGGTGTACGAGCTGATGCACAACGGGAGCCTTCAGGACGCTCTGCTCGACCGGCGGTGCCCGGAGCTCATGGACTGGGACCGCCGGTTCTCGGTGGCGCTCGACATCGCCCGCGGCCTCCACTTCCTCCACGCCGTGTGCGATCCCCCGGTCATCCACGGCGATATCAAGCCGAGCAACATCCTCCTCGACGCCCGGCTCTCCGCCAAGATCGCCGACTTCGGTCTCGCCCGCCTCAAGGCTCCCGTCACTCACGAACCCCCAACCGCCCCCGCCGCCAATTTGGGCGAGGATGAGGTGGTCATCGAGATCGATCTGGATGAGGCCGTGGCCAATGATTCCAAATCCGTTTCGAACGATATGAAGAAGGAGCCAGCggtgggaggaggagaggatgatGCTTCGATCATGGGAGAGACAGCCGAGAGCACCACGACGACTGTCGAATTCGAGGAGGCGATCGGATGTGGAGGCTTCGCTCCTGAGAAATCCCCAGGGGAAGATGAGGTCTTCACCACGGCATCGCCGGTGGAAACGGCGGCGGCCTTGAATGTGGCATCGACTTCAGAGACAGGAGGGGGATTCGACATGATGAGTGTGGACAGTGGGAAGGAGACTGCAGCCTCCGGCAGCCAGAGAGGAGGCCGGAACAAGAGCGGGGCGGGCAAGGACTGGCGGCGGCGAAAGGATACTGGCGGCGGAGCAAATTCCGAGTCAGGCGGCGGCATCAAAGACTACGTGGTGGAATGGATTCAATCGGAGATCAAGAATGAGCGCCCTAACAGTGATTGGATTGCAGCTCCGACTGCTCCTGCAGAGGATTGCTTGCCGAAGCCATTGGGAGGGGGGAGGTCGGAGCGGAagaagcggcggcggcggcgaatgGAGTGGTGGGCCTTGTTGGATGAGGAGAAGTCGAACAAGGAGGAGAAGAGCCGGAGGGCGAGGGAGTGGTGGCGGGAGGAGTTCTGCGAGGAGCTCATGAACAAGCAAAAGTCGAAGAGAAAGACCGAGAAAGGAGAGCAGCAATTGTGGCagaaagatgaggacttggcgtcgccttcggagaggaggaggaggaggaggaagagccgGGGCAGCCGGAGCGGTATGGACTGGGGGGCGGAAGGCATCAGTGGGGAGATGAGGACcgcgaggaggaggagaagccaGGAGTGGGCGAGCGGGGACATCCCGAACGGCACGGTGAGCAGCACCCCGAGCATGAGGGGCACCGTCTGTTACGCCGCCCCCGAGTACGGCGGCGGCGGAGCGCTCTCGGAAAAGTGCGACATCTATAGCTTTGGTGTCCTCCTGCTGGTTCTCGTGTCAGGGCGGCGCCCGCTGCAGGTGACGGCGTCGCCCATGTCCGAGTTCGAGAGGGCCAACCTCATCTCGTGGGCGCGGCACCTCGCGCACTTAGGAAGGCTTCTCGATCTCGTCGACCCATCCCTTCGAGCGACGGACGGGGAGCAGGCTCTTCTTTGCATCACGGTCGCCCTCCTCTGCCTTCAGCGGTCTCCGGCTCGCCGGCCGTCAATCAAAGTGATAATTGGAATGCTAACCGGCCAGTCCAAGCCTCCGCACCTCCCATTGGAGTTCTCGCCGTCGTCACCTGGTGGCTTTCCATTCAAATCCAGGAGGAAGGCTCGGTGA